The window aatctgatgataactagaGCGCAAGTTAATCTTGGAAAAGAACTTAACACCCTAcagctggtcgaacaaatcatcaatcctgggaaGTGGGTATCTATTCTTAatagtgaccttgttgagcttgcggtaatccacgcagagcttcaacgagccatccttctttttcacgaacaataccggggctccccacggtgaactgctagGATGAAAAAAACTTAATTCTCGTAGCTCATCCAACTGATCCTGTAGTTTctacaactccatcggtgccatctggtagggggccttcgaaataggcataaCACTGGGCACCAGATAAATTTGAAACTTTATCTGGCGGCGTGGCGGCAAACCCaagatctcctgaaacacatccgagAACTCGTAAACTATCGGCAGCTGCTCAAAACACCTGCCACTGACTCCTAAATAACATAAACCAATAAGCtcgacaatggctctcctctaggctcgacaACAAACTGGAATATCGATAAGCTAGGAATAtggaacgtgactgtccttgcggcacagtctaagatagcatggtactcggcaagccagtCCGTACCCAGGATGACATCGTACTCGGCCATTGGCAACACAAACAAGTGAACGGGCAGGAACATCTCACTAACCAAAACAAGACAAGATGAACAGAGGTGGCTCAAAACTGCGAACTTTCGAAAGGGAGTCGAAACTGATAGGGCCTCATGAGCGCACTCCGACAGAAGATTGGTCGATCGACAGAACTCCTCGGCCATGAATAAATGAGATGGGCCAGAATTAAATAGTACACGGGCAATACGAGCAGAGAtaggaagaataccctcgactactcctCCAGAAGATGACTACGGGTCCTGATGAGCGGCGTAGAATCTACCCTGAGCTGGCAAGGGAAGCAAGCTGGAAGAATGCGGATCCTGACCCTGCACTTGTTGTGCAGCATATACTCGACCCTGGGTTTGcgggggaggtgcttgtcccctctacTGCGGTCTCCACTGCTGCTGCTGTCGATGCGACAGCCTACCTGTTGCCTCTGCTATTGGGGAGAAGGCCTATGAATAGGGGTCTAATGCTGGGatcgttgctgctgctgctgctgctgtggaggaTGGGGCAGGGGCAACTATGGTGCCCTCTATTACTGCTGTGGATGAGGACACTTGCGCCTACGATGCCTAGACCGTCCTCATCCATAACTTACACTAGAAaatgacccagatgaaggagctgGCTGCGATGAGGATGAAGCTGGTTGCGCTACAGGTGGTCTGAATCCAGAATGGCCCTTGTACCGTCAGTGTTGGTGCTGACTGGAGCTACTGGAGGGTGCCTTGCTCTTCTGGTCTCTGGTGGAACACTGCTCTTTAGTCCTCTGGGACAaggcccagtcctcctcataaaccaaggGCTGATGCACGACCTCATCAAATATCGTCAACAGATGTCCCACGCTGCGATTGTGAAGGATGGGACGCAAGCCGCTCACAAAACGGTAAGCCTTCCGCTTCTCGTTGTCTACGAGGTAGGAGGTAAAACAATATAGCGCAACATgttgggcctcatactgagacatCGTCATCTCACCCTGTACTATGGTCTCGAACTCTAAGGCCCTCTGCTCATGGATATGCTCTGGGAAGAACTTCTTGTTAAAacagaccacgaactcctccAACGTCCACATAAAATCAGGTTCGACCATCCTTGAAACTGACGACCACCAATGACGAGCCTCGCCTTGAAGAAGGAAGATGGCTAATGGAACTCTATACTCACTAGTGCATTGCAtggtgtcaaaaatcttctccacctcagtgcGCCACAAATCTGCTGCAGAAGGGTCGGGCTCACCCCCAAACTGT is drawn from Magnolia sinica isolate HGM2019 chromosome 5, MsV1, whole genome shotgun sequence and contains these coding sequences:
- the LOC131247023 gene encoding uncharacterized protein LOC131247023 — translated: MSALLRDFRQHDPPQFGGEPDPSAADLWRTEVEKIFDTMQCTSEYRVPLAIFLLQGEARHWWSSVSRMVEPDFMWTLEEFVVCFNKKFFPEHIHEQRALEFETIVQGEMTMSQYEAQHVALYCFTSYLVDNEKRKAYRFVSGLRPILHNRSVGHLLTIFDEVVHQPLVYEEDWALSQRTKEQCSTRDQKSKAPSSSSSQHQH